Genomic segment of Candidatus Woesearchaeota archaeon:
AAGAATCTGTTAACTTGCAACTAAGCCCAATAAGTATAAAAAGATTCTTTGCTTTCTTATCATAATGGTTTCGCTGATTAGCAAATATTCGCCTAAATCGACAAAGGAAATCGCGGGGCAGGAAAGGGCTGTAGAGCAGCTGGTTGATTTTATAAATCACTATGACAAGCAGAGGAAAAAGGCTATTTTGCTTTACGGGCCTTCAGGCAGCGGAAAGACAAGCTCTGTATATGCAGGAGCAAAAGAGCTTGGGCTTGAAGTTTTTGAGATAAATGCATCTGATTTCAGGAACAAGGAGCAGATCAAACAAAAATTGGGCTCTGCAATAAACCAGCGGAGCTTGTTTGCAAAGAACAAGATCATACTGATAGATGAGATAGACGGCTTATCCGGGACAAAGGACAGGGGAAGCATCCCTGAGATAATAAGAATTATGAAGAAAAGCAGATTTCCGATTGTGCTTACTGTAGCAAATCCCTATGACAAGAAATTCTCTTCATTAAGACAAAAAAGCATCATGGTTGAGTTTAAGCCTGTGGGCCTAAAAGAAAGCGCTGATTTACTCAATAAAATAGCAGAAGCGGAAAACCTGAAAATCAGGGAAAGTGCTGTCAGGCATATAGCCAGAAGGGAAGCGGGGGACATAAGGGCTATGATAAACGACCTGGAAATACTTTCCTCAGCTGATGAAATCACGATTGAATCCCTTGAAGATGTGGGGATGAGAGAGAAAGAGGAAAGCATTATAGATGCTTTGGTGAAAATATTGAAGACTACAGACCCAAAAACAGCAATTGGGGCTTTTGATTATGTAAATGAGGACTTAGACCAGAAATTACTATGGATAGACGAAAACCTGCCTAAGGAATATGATAAAGCTGCGGACCTGAAAAGAGCTTACAGGAATTTAAGTGATGCGGATATTTTCAGAAGAAGGATTAGGAGATGGCAGCATTGGAGGTTTTTGGTATATATCAATGCCCTGATAACCGCAGGGGTGGCTGTGTCTAAAGATAAGAAATACAATAAATACGTACAGTATAGGCCAACAGGCAGAATCCTGAAGATGTGGTGGGCAAAGCGGAAAGCAATGAAGAAAAAAGCAATAGCTGAAAAGCTTGGCTCCTATACACACAGCTCTTCAAGGGAAGTTTTACCCTCCATACCCTATCTTCAGCTAATTTTTAGGAAAGACAGGGAGATGGCGGGTAGAATTGCTGAACAGCTTGAGCTCGACAAGGAAGAAGTTGAATGGCTGGGAAAATGAACAATAAGCTTTTATTCTATTATTCAATCCTTTCTTTTAATGAAATTAAAAGATTATGAAATGTTATGGAAATCCTTAATCCATTCTTCTTCAGATATAGGGATAACTGACTGGTGGAATAAAGACAAAGATATTGATAAGATGATAAGCCATCTTTCAGATAAGGATACTCCAGAAAGGATGAAAATTCGGGAAATAATAAGAGAAAATAATATATCAACAATTCTTGATGCTGCTTGCGGACCAGCAACAGAATATGCAAGTTATTTGTCTGAAAATTTAGATATTAATTATACAGGGCTTGATAGAAGTGATTATATGTTAAAGGTTGCGAAGCAAAGGTATGCGGATATTAATTTTGTAAAAGGGAATGTAGAAATATTGCCTTTTGAAGACAACCAATTTCAAGCTGTCCTTTTAAAACATATTCTTGAGCACTTACCTACCTATGAAAATGCTGTTTCAGAATCAGTAAGGGTAGCATCAGAATTGGTAATTATTCACTTTTTTCACGCGACTTTACCTCTCATCGAATTTGACTTAAACCTTAAGCATAAAGCAGGCTTCTGGGAAAGCTGGTATAGTAGGAAAAAATTTGAGAAATTTTTAGGGTCTTTGCCTATCACACATTATGAAAGAATCAATATTGAGGGAACTTCAAGACAGACTGCTCATATTTACTTATTAAAATTCAGCTAACAATCGGAATTTTCCCTATTTTGAACTTTGGCTAAAATAACTCCCAAAGAGGAAATCTTTAAAAACTTCTTACAATCTTTTATTATTTATGACAAACATATCAATAGAGGACATGGCAAAATTTTGCAAAAGAAAGGGCTTTGTCTATCAGAGCGCGGAAATCTATGGCGGATTATCCGGATTCTTTGACTTTGGGCACATGGGAGTGGAGCTTAAAAACAACATAAAACAGGAATGGTGGGAGTTCCATGTTAAGAATAGAGAGGATATTGTGGGAATAGACGGGGCTGTGATAACCAATCCGAAAGTTTGGCAGGCCAGCGGGCATGCTGAAAATTTTGAGGATTTAATGCTGACCTGCACAAAATGCAGGGAAAAGATAAGAGCGGACACTTTCATTGAAGACAGCCTTAAAACAGCTGCAGACGGCATGAGGGCTGATGAGATAAATAATATTGTCAGGAAAAATAAGCTAAAATGCCCTAAGTGCAATTCTGGGTTTGAAGATGTGAGGGAATTCAACCTTATGTTCAACACCGGCGTTGGCCCTAAGGAAGATTCTTCAGCCAAAGCATACCTAAGGCCTGAAACTGCACAGCTTATATTCACGAATTTTAGATTGGTTGCGGACAATTCGCGGCTGAAGCTTCCGTTTGGCATTGCCCAGACAGGAAAGGCTTTCAGGAATGAGATCTCACCAAGGGATTTCTTATTCAGATGCAGGGAATTTGAGCAAATGGAGATCGAGTATTTTGTACATCCTGACAAGGCAGGGGAATGCCCTTTCATAGATGAGGCTGAAGAAACAGAAATGCTGGTTTATTCAGCAGAAATGCAGGAGAGGGGGCTGA
This window contains:
- a CDS encoding methyltransferase domain-containing protein, translating into MKLKDYEMLWKSLIHSSSDIGITDWWNKDKDIDKMISHLSDKDTPERMKIREIIRENNISTILDAACGPATEYASYLSENLDINYTGLDRSDYMLKVAKQRYADINFVKGNVEILPFEDNQFQAVLLKHILEHLPTYENAVSESVRVASELVIIHFFHATLPLIEFDLNLKHKAGFWESWYSRKKFEKFLGSLPITHYERINIEGTSRQTAHIYLLKFS
- a CDS encoding replication factor C large subunit, producing MVSLISKYSPKSTKEIAGQERAVEQLVDFINHYDKQRKKAILLYGPSGSGKTSSVYAGAKELGLEVFEINASDFRNKEQIKQKLGSAINQRSLFAKNKIILIDEIDGLSGTKDRGSIPEIIRIMKKSRFPIVLTVANPYDKKFSSLRQKSIMVEFKPVGLKESADLLNKIAEAENLKIRESAVRHIARREAGDIRAMINDLEILSSADEITIESLEDVGMREKEESIIDALVKILKTTDPKTAIGAFDYVNEDLDQKLLWIDENLPKEYDKAADLKRAYRNLSDADIFRRRIRRWQHWRFLVYINALITAGVAVSKDKKYNKYVQYRPTGRILKMWWAKRKAMKKKAIAEKLGSYTHSSSREVLPSIPYLQLIFRKDREMAGRIAEQLELDKEEVEWLGK
- a CDS encoding glycine--tRNA ligase, which codes for MTNISIEDMAKFCKRKGFVYQSAEIYGGLSGFFDFGHMGVELKNNIKQEWWEFHVKNREDIVGIDGAVITNPKVWQASGHAENFEDLMLTCTKCREKIRADTFIEDSLKTAADGMRADEINNIVRKNKLKCPKCNSGFEDVREFNLMFNTGVGPKEDSSAKAYLRPETAQLIFTNFRLVADNSRLKLPFGIAQTGKAFRNEISPRDFLFRCREFEQMEIEYFVHPDKAGECPFIDEAEETEMLVYSAEMQERGLKPKKMKIKDALDKKIIKTGWHAYWLVLGHKWFTGLGAKPGKFRIRQHLKKEMSHYASDTWDLEYEFPFGWKELQGVANRADFDLRQHMKHSKKDLSLFDEESKEKIVPHVIAEPSLGVERALLVFLYDAYEDDKERGNIVLHLHPKLAPIKIGVFPLVNKLKEDARKLYNELKNNFSCIYDKTGSIGRRYARADEIGIPYCITFDFDSLKDNSVTIRDRETTKQKRIKISDLKKELVLLLS